One genomic segment of Streptomyces sp. TLI_146 includes these proteins:
- a CDS encoding MBL fold metallo-hydrolase has product MTYSGAVKVGGPADVHELGDLMISKVAVGPMDNNAYLLRCRATGEQLLIDAAAEPSTLLTLIGDDGIKSVVTTHRHGDHWQALAEVVAATGATTYAGRYDAEGIPVPTDVPVEDGDTITVGRVELTARRLVGHTPGSIALVYDDPHGHPHLFTGDCLFPGGIGNTHKDPQAFASLIHDVETKLFAVLPDETWVYPGHGNDTSLGEERPKLPEWHARGW; this is encoded by the coding sequence ATGACGTACAGCGGAGCGGTGAAGGTCGGCGGTCCGGCGGATGTCCACGAGCTCGGGGATCTGATGATCTCCAAGGTCGCGGTCGGCCCGATGGACAACAACGCGTATCTGCTGCGCTGCCGGGCCACCGGCGAGCAGCTCCTGATCGACGCGGCGGCCGAGCCCTCGACCCTCCTGACGCTGATCGGTGACGACGGCATCAAGTCCGTCGTCACCACCCACCGCCACGGCGACCACTGGCAGGCGCTGGCCGAGGTCGTCGCCGCCACCGGCGCGACGACCTACGCGGGCCGCTACGACGCCGAGGGCATCCCCGTGCCGACCGACGTCCCCGTCGAAGACGGGGACACGATCACCGTCGGCCGGGTCGAGCTGACCGCCCGCCGTCTGGTCGGCCACACGCCGGGCTCGATCGCGCTGGTCTACGACGACCCGCACGGCCACCCGCACCTGTTCACCGGCGACTGCCTGTTCCCGGGCGGCATCGGCAACACCCACAAGGACCCGCAGGCCTTCGCCAGTCTCATCCACGACGTGGAGACCAAGCTCTTCGCGGTGCTGCCGGACGAGACCTGGGTGTACCCGGGTCACGGCAACGACACCTCGCTCGGCGAGGAGCGCCCCAAGCTGCCGGAGTGGCACGCGCGCGGCTGGTAG
- a CDS encoding maleylpyruvate isomerase family mycothiol-dependent enzyme — MIDHAQDLASVREATDRLLSAAAEMDNAAVAEPSRLPGWSRGHVLAHVARNADALVNVLAGRPMYESAEARDADIARDAARPLDAHLADLRESAARFQEEGARPADWARTVELRNGVLDQAARIPFRRLIEVELHHVDLGVGYELEDLPDDFVRREIQFLADRFSGNASVPPVILTGNNGHTLRTGGTEGTPVTVSGPAWDLLGWLAGRRDGAALEASGGPLPALPPL, encoded by the coding sequence ATGATTGATCATGCGCAGGATCTGGCATCTGTACGGGAAGCCACCGACCGGCTGCTCAGCGCAGCCGCCGAAATGGACAACGCGGCGGTCGCCGAGCCGTCACGGCTGCCGGGCTGGAGCCGCGGGCACGTGCTCGCCCACGTGGCCCGCAACGCGGACGCGCTCGTCAACGTGCTCGCCGGCCGCCCCATGTACGAGAGCGCCGAGGCCCGGGACGCCGACATCGCGCGCGACGCCGCGCGCCCGCTCGACGCCCACCTCGCCGACCTGCGCGAGAGCGCGGCCCGCTTCCAGGAGGAGGGCGCCCGGCCCGCCGACTGGGCCCGTACGGTCGAGCTCCGCAACGGCGTCCTCGACCAGGCCGCCCGCATCCCCTTCCGGCGGCTGATCGAGGTCGAGCTGCACCACGTCGACCTGGGCGTCGGCTACGAGCTGGAGGACCTGCCGGACGACTTCGTCCGGCGCGAGATCCAGTTCCTGGCCGACCGCTTCTCGGGGAACGCCTCGGTCCCGCCGGTCATCCTCACCGGCAACAACGGCCACACCCTGCGCACCGGCGGCACCGAGGGCACCCCGGTGACCGTCAGCGGCCCCGCGTGGGACCTGCTGGGCTGGCTCGCGGGCCGCAGGGACGGCGCCGCCCTGGAGGCCTCGGGCGGCCCGCTGCCCGCCCTGCCGCCGCTGTAG